One window of the Cryptomeria japonica chromosome 7, Sugi_1.0, whole genome shotgun sequence genome contains the following:
- the LOC131052427 gene encoding ATP-dependent DNA helicase PIF1 — translation MANSSESQTHRYNTRYRQRQQEQLAGTAQENLQNLRLTQQEEEENSIQLSEEQANVLSIISEGRSVFFTGAAGTGKTFLLRRAITNLKRLHGNEFVFVTASTGMAAAALNGTTLHSFAGIGCASESAEGLLSTLYKMRDAKLRWQTAKALVIDEINMIHGELFEKLNYIAKKLRKQPDLEFGGLQLVVSGDFFQLCPVDVPNFHKFFAFQADCWDTCFEIQTELTEIYRQSDLEFKLMLNEIRRGICSDQSVEMLRARQGLRNEEGLTYTKLYFLKVDAERENKHRLKEMEALGTEMFTFHAQDEDNGSEPVKSQINKLIAVKKLKLCVEAEVMLIYNLDTKRGLVNGTKGRVLGFQHTNENPDISPGNVWPVVQFEGVNSPVHTVTPRSWDVFDENGNVIAGAKRIQVPLISAWALSAYKCQGLTLERVETDLSTFCSYGLVYLVLSRLKTLEGLRLTGFHPSAVKVHPAVFEFYEKLGRNGIE, via the coding sequence ATGGCGAATTCATCTGAGTCCCAGACTCACCGGTACAATACACGCTACAGACAACGCCAACAGGAGCAGCTTGCTGGAACAGCACAGGAGAATTTGCAGAATTTGAGGCTCAcacagcaagaagaagaagaaaattccatTCAGTTGTCTGAAGAGCAGGCAAATGTATTGAGCATCATCTCGGAGGGGCGTTCTGTGTTTTTCACAGGAGCCGCTGGAACAGGCAAAACTTTCCTGCTTCGCCGCGCCATAACAAATCTCAAACGTTTGCACGGAAATGAATTTGTATTTGTCACGGCTTCCACCGGAATGGCGGCCGCCGCTCTCAACGGAACTACTCTGCACTCGTTTGCCGGGATCGGATGTGCTTCAGAAAGCGCCGAGGGTTTACTCTCTACTCTGTATAAAATGCGGGATGCAAAATTGCGGTGGCAAACAGCAAAAGCTCTGGTAATTGATGAGATAAATATGATACACGGAGAGCTTTTTGAGAAATTGAACTACATAGccaagaaattgaggaagcagCCGGACCTGGAGTTTGGCGGTTTACAGCTGGTGGTTTCAGGTGATTTCTTCCAACTTTGTCCCGTAGATGTACCGAATTTCCACAAATTTTTCGCCTTTCAGGCGGATTGTTGGGATACATGCTTCGAGATCCAGACCGAGCTAACAGAGATTTATAGGCAGTCGGATTTAGAATTCAAGCTAATGCTGAATGAAATCCGAAGAGGCATTTGCAGTGATCAAAGCGTTGAGATGCTCAGAGCGCGGCAGGGACTGCGAAATGAAGAGGGATTAACCTACACGAAATTGTATTTTTTAAAGGTTGATGCAGAGAGGGAAAATAAACATCGGCTGAAGGAAATGGAGGCGCTCGGTACAGAAATGTTTACATTTCATGCTCAGGATGAGGATAATGGTTCTGAGCCTGTTAAATCTCAGATCAACAAGCTTATTGCAGTGAAGAAGCTTAAGCTCTGCGTTGAGGCCGAAGTCATGCTTATTTATAATCTAGACACAAAAAGAGGGCTGGTGAATGGAACAAAGGGCAGAGTTTTAGGGTTTCAGCATACAAATGAAAACCCTGATATTAGCCCTGGAAATGTCTGGCCTGTTGTTCAATTTGAAGGCGTTAATTCGCCTGTACACACTGTGACGCCTCGCTCCTGGGATGTATTTGATGAAAACGGAAATGTTATAGCAGGGGCTAAAAGAATCCAGGTGCCGCTGATTTCAGCGTGGGCTTTGAGCGCGTACAAGTGCCAGGGTTTGACACTGGAGAGAGTGGAAACGGATCTTTCCACTTTTTGTTCCTATGGTCTGGTATATTTGGTGCTTTCAAGATTGAAGACTTTGGAGGGGCTTCGGCTCACAGGATTCCACCCTTCCGCTGTTAAGGTACACCCTGCGGTTTTTGAATTCTATGAAAAGCTCGGCAGGAATGGTATCGAATGA